The genomic segment CGGTGTGGCGGTCATCGCCGTGCTGGTCGCGATGTTCGTGCACATGCTGGTCACGAACTCCGCGTTCCAGTGGTCGTTCATGGTGGACGAGATGTTCCGCCCGCCGATCATCGAAGGACTGCGCGGCACCATCCTGCTGCTGATCACGTCGATGGTGATCGGCATCGGCCTGGGCATCGTCATCGCGATCATGCGGCTGTCGCCCAACCCGGTGCTGCGCGGCGTGGCCTGGGTCTACACCTGGTTCTTCCGTGCGGTCCCGCGGCTGGTGCTGGCGATCCTCTTCGGCAACCTCGGCATCCTCTGGTCGCGCCTGGAGTTCGGTCTGCCGTTCGACAGGCAGATCGGCGCCCTGTTCGGGTTGCACGACTTCGAGGCCCGCCTGTTCGGGTTCAGCGCGGTGGACATCCTGACCGGCTTCGTCGCCGGCATGCTGGCGCTGGGTCTGTCCGAGGCCGCGTACATGGCCGAGATCGTCCGGGCCGGCATCCAGTCGGTGGACGAGGGGCAGACCGAGGCGGCTCAGGCGCTGGGCATGAGCCGGGCGCAGATCCTGCGGCGGATCGTGCTGCCGCAGGCGATGCGGGTGATCATCCCGCCGACCGGCAACGAGACCATCGCGATGCTCAAGGACACCTCGCTGGTGGCCTTCGTGCCGGTGTCGATGGAGCTGTTCTTCCAGCTCAAGGCCGTCGGTTCCCGGACCTTCCAGCCCTTCCCGATGTACGTCGCCGCGACGCTGTGGTACCTGCTTCTGACCAGCGTCCTGCTGGTGGGGCAGTACTACCTGGAGCGGCACTACTCCAAGGGTGTCGGACGCAGCGGGCGGGCTCGGCAGCGGCTCCGGGGTCTGGCCGCCGAGAGCGGCGGCACCACGAGTGGGACGGCGGAATCATGACCGAGGCGACGGTTTCCCCGCAGGCGCCGGGCGCCGAGTCCGGGCTGATGGTGCGGGCCGAGCAGGTGCACAAGTCGTTCGGGCCGCTGGAGGTGCTCAAGGGCATCGACCTGGAGGTCCGCTCCGGCGAGGTGTGCTGCCTGCTCGGGCCTTCCGGCTCCGGCAAGTCGACGTTCCTGCGCTGCATCAACCACCTGGAGAAGATCGACGCCGGCCGCATCCGGGTCGACGGTGACCTGATCGGCTACCGGGAGCGCGGCGGCAAGCTCTACGAGATGCGGGACAGGGAGGTGGCCGCGCAGCGCCGTGCCATCGGCATGGTGTTCCAGCGGTTCAACCTGTTCCCGCACATGACGGTGCTGCAGAACGTCATGGAGGCCCCGGTGCTGCTGCGCCAGGCCAAGAAGGCGCAGGCCCGCGAGCACGCCGCGCAGCTGCTGGACCGGGTGGGCCTGGGTGACAAGCTCGGCGCGTACCCCGGTCAGCTCTCCGGCGGCCAGCAGCAGCGGGTGGCTATCGCCCGGGCGCTGGCCA from the Micromonospora sp. WMMA1947 genome contains:
- a CDS encoding amino acid ABC transporter permease yields the protein MSVDTSGRARPEPIKAVPVRHPGRWAGVAVIAVLVAMFVHMLVTNSAFQWSFMVDEMFRPPIIEGLRGTILLLITSMVIGIGLGIVIAIMRLSPNPVLRGVAWVYTWFFRAVPRLVLAILFGNLGILWSRLEFGLPFDRQIGALFGLHDFEARLFGFSAVDILTGFVAGMLALGLSEAAYMAEIVRAGIQSVDEGQTEAAQALGMSRAQILRRIVLPQAMRVIIPPTGNETIAMLKDTSLVAFVPVSMELFFQLKAVGSRTFQPFPMYVAATLWYLLLTSVLLVGQYYLERHYSKGVGRSGRARQRLRGLAAESGGTTSGTAES
- a CDS encoding amino acid ABC transporter ATP-binding protein, with product MTEATVSPQAPGAESGLMVRAEQVHKSFGPLEVLKGIDLEVRSGEVCCLLGPSGSGKSTFLRCINHLEKIDAGRIRVDGDLIGYRERGGKLYEMRDREVAAQRRAIGMVFQRFNLFPHMTVLQNVMEAPVLLRQAKKAQAREHAAQLLDRVGLGDKLGAYPGQLSGGQQQRVAIARALAMRPKLMLFDEPTSALDPELVGEVLDTMKDLARDGMTMIVVTHEIGFAREVGDHLVFMDGGVVVEQGDPREVISAPQHERTKAFLAKVL